From one Sulfurimonas sp. HSL-3221 genomic stretch:
- a CDS encoding YqhA family protein has translation MFEKLFESGLWNSRLFTLFAVVFSLIGAIILFVVASLDIWGVLVLVWDVVAHHAHPEHLHEDVVSSIIGAIDLYLIAIVLLIFSLGVYELFVSKIDAAEDEDGKSSSVLQIHSLDQLKDKIAKVIVMVLVVNFFQRVLHTQFNGALEMLYFSGSILLLALALYFLHKGDQQH, from the coding sequence ATGTTTGAGAAACTGTTTGAGTCCGGTCTCTGGAACAGCCGCCTTTTCACCCTTTTTGCCGTTGTCTTTTCGCTGATCGGCGCGATTATCCTCTTCGTCGTCGCCAGCCTCGACATCTGGGGTGTCCTGGTCCTGGTATGGGACGTTGTCGCGCACCACGCCCACCCGGAACACCTGCACGAGGACGTTGTGTCGAGCATCATCGGGGCCATCGATCTCTATCTCATTGCCATCGTGTTACTGATCTTCAGCCTCGGGGTCTACGAGCTCTTCGTCTCCAAGATCGATGCGGCCGAAGATGAGGACGGCAAAAGCTCCTCGGTGCTGCAGATCCACTCCCTCGACCAGCTCAAGGACAAGATCGCCAAGGTCATCGTCATGGTCCTGGTCGTCAACTTCTTCCAGCGCGTCCTGCACACCCAGTTCAACGGGGCGCTGGAGATGCTCTATTTCTCGGGGTCGATCCTGCTGCTGGCGCTCGCCCTCTACTTTCTGCATAAAGGCGATCAGCAACACTGA
- the hemE gene encoding uroporphyrinogen decarboxylase translates to MSKIFVDACLGKETPYTPVWMMRQAGRYLPEYMEVRAKAGSFLNLCHDPEKAAEVTLQPLDIVGVDAAILFSDILVIPDEMGMDLSFVKGEGPKFSDPIETQADVDRLIGGEEAADKLTYVYDTIKLLRKQLDERGDEKALIGFTGAPWTLATYMIEGQGTKTYNICKKMMYSNPELLHSVLKKVTEVVKYYMEKQIQSGVDVVQIFDSWAAAIEPGKYDEFSWQYMVEIAEYLKEKYPHVPVIMFPKGIAAFIERGLVYGNFDVMGIDWGTPMALAKEKLGDKYVLQGNMEPCRLYSKEATTACIEVIQKTMGGKRHIFNLGHGILPDVPVENAIHFVNECHRVSTKA, encoded by the coding sequence ATGAGTAAAATTTTCGTCGATGCCTGCCTCGGAAAAGAGACACCGTATACCCCTGTCTGGATGATGCGCCAGGCCGGCCGCTACCTGCCGGAGTATATGGAAGTCCGCGCCAAAGCGGGCAGTTTTCTCAACCTCTGCCATGACCCGGAAAAAGCGGCGGAAGTCACGCTCCAGCCCCTTGATATCGTCGGCGTCGACGCGGCGATCCTCTTCAGCGACATCCTCGTCATTCCCGACGAGATGGGAATGGACCTTTCCTTCGTCAAGGGCGAGGGTCCGAAGTTCAGCGACCCGATCGAAACGCAAGCTGATGTCGACCGCCTCATCGGCGGCGAGGAAGCAGCGGACAAGCTCACCTACGTTTACGACACGATCAAGCTGCTGCGCAAACAGCTCGACGAGCGCGGCGACGAGAAGGCACTGATCGGCTTTACCGGTGCCCCCTGGACCCTGGCGACCTACATGATCGAAGGCCAGGGCACGAAGACCTACAACATCTGCAAGAAAATGATGTACTCCAACCCGGAACTGCTGCACAGCGTCCTCAAAAAAGTCACCGAGGTCGTCAAGTACTACATGGAGAAGCAGATCCAGAGCGGCGTTGACGTCGTGCAGATCTTCGACTCCTGGGCCGCGGCGATCGAACCGGGCAAATACGACGAGTTCTCCTGGCAGTACATGGTCGAGATCGCCGAGTACCTCAAAGAGAAGTACCCGCACGTGCCGGTCATCATGTTCCCCAAGGGGATCGCGGCCTTTATCGAGCGCGGCCTCGTCTACGGCAATTTTGATGTCATGGGCATCGACTGGGGGACGCCGATGGCCCTGGCCAAGGAGAAACTCGGGGACAAATACGTCCTGCAGGGCAATATGGAGCCGTGCCGCCTCTACTCCAAAGAGGCGACAACGGCCTGCATCGAAGTGATCCAGAAGACGATGGGCGGCAAACGCCACATCTTCAACCTCGGCCACGGCATCCTGCCCGACGTTCCCGTCGAAAACGCCATCCACTTCGTCAACGAGTGCCACCGCGTCAGCACCAAAGCCTGA
- a CDS encoding radical SAM protein, which translates to MSAIFGPVNSRRFGTSLGIDLSPGLKQCNFDCLYCELAPAAPVTEQKQRSGVDEIIAELRSALAEHPGIDDITVTANGEPTLYPELDALVDRIDAVKGNTKTLILTNSATLTDPKTFATLLKFDQVKLSLDAVTPEVFRKIDRPAEGIEIDALVDAVKRFAAAYRGDLYLEILFVHGLNDTDEEIASLDAVLHDIPCKRVDIGTIDRPPAYPVQGLSYGELHEVASKFAPDLPIHIASRTHAESCQGRYSDDAILNTLDKRPLSMEDIALLFDNDSRERFQALVETGLIVAEDSSGITFYMPAKNLHRKRAKNP; encoded by the coding sequence ATGAGTGCGATCTTCGGCCCGGTCAACTCCCGCCGTTTCGGTACCTCCCTCGGTATCGACCTCTCCCCCGGTCTCAAACAGTGTAACTTCGACTGCCTCTACTGCGAGCTCGCCCCCGCCGCTCCCGTCACGGAACAAAAGCAGCGCAGCGGCGTCGACGAGATCATCGCCGAACTACGAAGCGCCCTGGCCGAGCATCCCGGCATCGATGACATCACCGTCACCGCCAACGGCGAACCGACCCTCTACCCCGAACTGGATGCTCTGGTAGACCGTATCGACGCCGTCAAAGGCAATACGAAGACCCTCATTCTTACCAACAGCGCCACCCTGACCGACCCGAAGACCTTTGCGACCCTGCTCAAGTTCGACCAAGTCAAGCTCTCCCTCGACGCGGTTACCCCGGAGGTCTTCCGCAAGATCGACCGCCCGGCCGAAGGGATCGAGATCGATGCGCTCGTGGATGCCGTCAAAAGGTTCGCCGCAGCATACCGCGGCGACCTCTACCTGGAGATCCTTTTCGTCCACGGCCTCAACGACACCGACGAAGAGATTGCGTCACTCGATGCCGTACTGCATGACATCCCCTGCAAACGGGTCGATATCGGGACGATCGACCGCCCGCCGGCCTACCCCGTGCAGGGCCTCAGCTACGGAGAGCTCCACGAGGTTGCCTCCAAATTCGCCCCGGACCTGCCGATCCACATTGCCTCCCGGACCCATGCCGAATCGTGCCAGGGACGCTATAGCGATGACGCGATCCTCAACACCCTCGACAAGCGGCCGCTGAGCATGGAGGACATCGCCCTGCTCTTCGACAACGACAGCCGGGAGCGTTTCCAGGCCCTCGTTGAAACAGGGCTTATTGTTGCCGAAGACAGCTCCGGGATCACCTTCTACATGCCCGCCAAAAACCTTCATCGAAAACGCGCAAAGAATCCTTGA
- a CDS encoding ABC transporter ATP-binding protein, protein MKQTFRRFWPYIKGYKGYYSIVLIGIIMTVLATVATAQIMQPLMDKMFIEKDPQMLYYIPLMMIGIYVVKSVGRYLQAVFMNYIGQHIITRLRSQLLDHMLHLDMAFLHANRSGELISRITNDINRVQYFVSNMLPELVRESLTALGLVVYVIYLNAELAFYSLVVLPLAIYPLILIAKRLRRLSHRSQEKNADVVTRLTEVFNNAEIIKANGTEAYEMGRFDAENNKFFKLNMKAVYTNEIVSPMMEVLGATGLAAVIFIAGQQVFNNQMTVGEFTAFLTAVGLTFQPLRRVSSIYGKIQNAIAASERIFSVLDRESMIEEGSALLEEPIREIGFSHVALDYGETRALRDVSLSIHPSEQIALVGDSGGGKSSLVNLLLRFYDPSEGELRVNGRDVREYDHRSLLKQMAVVSQRVYVMQDSLAENVAYGLELDEARVIEALKLADAYEFAQGLPEGIHTLMEEGGANLSGGQRQRIAIARAIYKNASVLILDEATSALDNESELRIQKALASYTKDKITIMIAHRLTTVEHADRLYFFKAGEITDAGTFAELMERSEDFRRIARSYEG, encoded by the coding sequence ATGAAACAGACTTTTAGGCGGTTTTGGCCCTATATCAAGGGGTATAAAGGCTACTATTCAATCGTATTGATCGGGATCATCATGACGGTGCTCGCCACCGTGGCGACGGCGCAGATCATGCAGCCGCTGATGGACAAGATGTTCATCGAGAAAGATCCGCAGATGCTCTACTATATCCCCCTGATGATGATCGGCATCTACGTCGTCAAATCGGTCGGGCGCTACCTCCAGGCCGTTTTCATGAACTACATAGGCCAGCATATCATTACCAGGCTGCGATCACAGCTGCTTGATCACATGCTCCACCTGGATATGGCTTTCCTGCACGCCAACCGCAGCGGGGAGTTGATCAGCCGCATCACCAACGATATCAACCGGGTACAGTACTTCGTCTCCAATATGCTGCCCGAACTGGTCCGGGAGTCTTTGACGGCACTTGGCCTCGTCGTCTACGTCATCTACCTCAACGCCGAACTGGCATTCTATTCACTGGTCGTGCTGCCGCTGGCGATCTACCCGCTGATCCTCATTGCCAAGCGCCTGCGCCGCCTCTCGCACCGCTCACAGGAGAAGAATGCCGATGTCGTTACTCGCCTAACCGAGGTCTTCAACAACGCCGAGATCATCAAGGCCAACGGGACGGAGGCCTACGAGATGGGACGCTTCGATGCGGAGAACAACAAGTTCTTCAAGCTGAACATGAAAGCGGTCTACACGAACGAGATCGTTTCGCCGATGATGGAGGTCCTGGGCGCTACAGGCCTGGCCGCCGTCATCTTTATCGCGGGGCAGCAGGTGTTCAACAACCAGATGACGGTGGGGGAGTTTACGGCGTTCCTGACGGCCGTGGGGCTCACCTTCCAGCCGCTGCGGCGCGTCAGCTCCATCTACGGGAAGATCCAGAACGCCATCGCCGCCAGCGAGCGGATCTTCAGCGTCCTCGACCGCGAAAGCATGATCGAAGAGGGGAGTGCGCTTCTGGAGGAACCGATCCGGGAGATCGGATTTAGCCATGTCGCACTCGATTACGGGGAGACACGCGCCTTGCGGGATGTGTCGCTCTCCATCCACCCCTCCGAGCAGATCGCCCTTGTCGGCGACAGCGGGGGCGGGAAGAGTTCGCTGGTCAACCTTCTTCTGCGTTTTTACGATCCATCAGAGGGAGAGTTGCGCGTCAATGGCCGGGACGTGCGGGAGTATGACCACCGCTCCCTGCTCAAGCAGATGGCCGTCGTCTCCCAGCGCGTTTACGTCATGCAGGACAGCCTCGCCGAAAACGTCGCCTACGGTCTGGAACTGGACGAAGCGAGGGTCATCGAGGCGCTGAAACTGGCCGACGCCTATGAGTTTGCCCAGGGGCTGCCGGAGGGGATCCATACCCTGATGGAAGAGGGGGGTGCGAACCTCTCGGGCGGCCAGCGCCAGCGCATCGCCATCGCGCGGGCCATCTACAAGAACGCTTCCGTGCTGATCCTCGACGAGGCGACCAGCGCGTTGGACAACGAGAGCGAACTCCGCATCCAAAAGGCACTGGCGTCCTACACGAAAGACAAGATCACCATTATGATCGCCCACCGCCTCACGACGGTAGAACACGCCGACAGACTCTACTTCTTCAAAGCGGGCGAAATCACAGACGCGGGCACTTTCGCGGAACTGATGGAACGTTCGGAGGATTTCCGGCGCATCGCCCGCAGCTACGAAGGGTGA
- a CDS encoding LTA synthase family protein — protein sequence MTYSPVQYYFGLLRQTVKLQLIFLLLLSLSRLLFFWQFSPPKTSFPGRELAEAFFLGLRIDLVLVCYLMALPLLVIILNHLARNVVPLPWLPRLFRGYFTAVYLIVSALVGIDFGFYSYFGEHITIMLFGFFDDDTRALVQIGLKNYNVTLIIGVILFYALALVWLVGRFFRDVRPSAAKTGPMRAAAVYLVLLLLVGVGARGSLGLFPLLKDVPEVSTDVFVNAIPRSGVFAFDKALKQYLKDKNGGYDLIKRSGYKGRVPQAFRDYLGRDQINTADLASNLLRTTQPNEAAAAKPPHVVVVMVESFGAPILQYQSPTFDILRRLKRHFDEDILFTNFISGGNGTIASMEPFLLNVVARPGSIAYGQSRYQRTAFPQAAARIYKKAGYETNFVYGGDLSWRNVGSFFKEQGFDHVEGKSDIERLFPGAEEHDYGVYDRYTYDFVLQKLEQATTPQFVFILTTNNHPPYVLSKSYDSKPLEFTEKLQAHITGDMDLAHRRLQDYQYALDMAGRFMDGVKASALAEQTVVAITADNNTIEGIMHYDHPLQEGKQIPFYLYLPPYLRVEPFDRNVSASHNDLFPTLYGRTLSKTAYTAVGEDLYDPNALHCGYNDAGVVVSSGGAFKTGHAANEQQRDCEQKYNAALAVTEYLVRQAHEQAKPVWEKGSE from the coding sequence GTGACATACTCGCCGGTGCAATACTATTTCGGTCTGCTGCGGCAGACGGTGAAACTCCAGCTGATTTTCTTGCTGCTGCTCTCCCTTTCCCGTCTGCTGTTCTTCTGGCAGTTCTCGCCTCCGAAGACTTCCTTCCCCGGCCGGGAGTTGGCGGAGGCGTTCTTCCTGGGGCTGCGGATCGACCTGGTGCTTGTCTGCTACCTCATGGCCCTGCCGCTGCTGGTGATCATCCTGAACCACCTGGCGCGGAACGTCGTGCCGCTGCCGTGGCTGCCGCGGCTTTTTCGCGGATACTTCACCGCCGTCTACCTGATCGTGAGCGCCCTGGTAGGGATCGATTTCGGGTTCTACTCCTACTTCGGGGAGCACATCACGATCATGCTCTTCGGCTTCTTCGACGATGATACCCGGGCCCTCGTGCAGATCGGGCTCAAAAACTACAATGTCACCCTGATCATAGGAGTGATCCTCTTTTACGCCCTTGCGCTGGTATGGCTCGTCGGCCGCTTCTTCCGCGACGTCCGTCCTTCCGCCGCCAAGACCGGTCCGATGAGAGCGGCAGCCGTCTATCTCGTACTGCTGCTGCTGGTCGGGGTGGGTGCACGGGGCAGCCTCGGGCTTTTTCCCCTGCTCAAAGATGTGCCGGAGGTCTCGACGGACGTTTTTGTGAATGCCATCCCGCGCAGCGGCGTCTTTGCCTTCGATAAAGCGCTCAAACAGTACCTGAAAGACAAAAACGGCGGTTACGATCTGATCAAGCGCAGCGGTTACAAAGGCAGAGTGCCGCAGGCCTTCAGGGACTATCTCGGACGGGACCAAATCAATACGGCCGATCTCGCGTCGAACCTGCTGCGGACAACGCAGCCGAATGAAGCGGCAGCGGCGAAACCGCCCCATGTCGTCGTTGTCATGGTGGAGAGTTTCGGGGCGCCGATCCTGCAGTATCAGAGCCCTACTTTCGATATCCTGCGCCGGCTCAAGCGGCACTTTGACGAGGATATCCTCTTTACAAACTTCATCTCCGGCGGCAACGGGACGATCGCGTCGATGGAGCCTTTTCTGCTCAACGTCGTCGCCCGTCCGGGCAGCATCGCCTACGGGCAGAGCCGTTACCAGCGTACCGCTTTCCCCCAGGCAGCGGCGCGGATCTACAAAAAGGCGGGCTATGAGACGAATTTCGTCTACGGCGGGGACCTCTCGTGGCGCAACGTCGGCAGTTTTTTCAAAGAGCAGGGGTTTGATCATGTCGAGGGGAAAAGCGACATCGAACGTCTCTTCCCCGGGGCGGAAGAGCATGATTACGGGGTCTACGACCGGTATACCTATGACTTCGTGCTGCAGAAGCTGGAGCAGGCGACGACTCCCCAGTTCGTCTTTATCCTGACGACGAACAATCACCCCCCGTATGTCCTCTCCAAAAGCTATGACTCGAAGCCGCTGGAATTTACGGAAAAACTGCAGGCGCACATTACCGGGGATATGGACCTGGCGCACCGTCGGCTGCAGGACTACCAGTACGCCCTCGATATGGCCGGGCGTTTCATGGATGGGGTCAAAGCGTCAGCACTCGCAGAGCAAACCGTCGTTGCCATCACCGCGGATAACAACACTATCGAGGGGATCATGCATTACGACCATCCCCTTCAGGAGGGGAAACAGATTCCCTTCTATCTCTACCTGCCGCCGTACCTGCGAGTCGAACCGTTCGACCGCAACGTCAGCGCGTCGCACAACGACCTCTTCCCGACGCTCTACGGCCGTACCCTTTCCAAAACGGCCTATACGGCCGTGGGGGAAGACCTTTATGACCCGAATGCTCTACACTGCGGTTACAACGACGCCGGAGTTGTCGTCTCAAGCGGGGGTGCGTTCAAAACCGGCCATGCCGCCAACGAACAGCAGCGCGACTGCGAACAGAAGTACAACGCCGCACTGGCCGTGACCGAATACCTGGTGCGGCAGGCGCATGAACAGGCGAAACCCGTATGGGAAAAGGGGAGTGAATGA